The DNA region GGGAGTAGTTTTGAAACCTTGAAGAAAATTGCTTCTGGTGGTGAAATGTCCAGAATTATGTTAGCGGTAAAATCCATTTTATGTAATTATTCCAGTTTACCCACTATAATTTTTGATGAGATAGATACTGGTGTTTCGGGCGAAGTTTCAAATAGAATAGCTACTGTTATGTCAGCAATGAGTAAAGAGATGCAAGTTATTGCCATTACACATTTGCCTCAAATTGCAGCAAAAGGAAAATATCATTTTAAAGTGTATAAAACGGATAAGGATAAAAAAACTTCTACTAACATAAAACAGTTATCTGAAGCGGAAAGAATTCAGGAATTGGCAGAGATGCTGAGCGGAAAAGATATTGCAGAGACTGCCGTTGTACATGCAAAACAATTACTAGATCAATAATGCATAGTATTGATTTAAAATATTCATTAATTTTGTAAAACCTTAAAAAATCTAAATATGTATAACTTATTAAAAGGAAAACGAGGAATTATTTTTGGTGCTTTAGATGAAAATTCCATAGCTTGGAAAACTGCTGAAAGAGCTCACGAAGAAGGTGCAAAATTTGTCTTGACCAACGCCCCAATCGCTATGCGAATGGGCGAAATTAATAAGTTAGCTGAAAAAACAGGTTCTGAAATTATACCAGCTGATGCCACTTCATTAGAAGATTTAGAAAATTTAGTTACAAAATCTACCGAAATTTTAGGCGGAAAACTAGATTTTGTATTGCATTCTATTGGAATGTCTGTAAATGTCAGAAAAAAAATACATTACACAGAATCAAATTACGATTTTACTACCAAAGGTTGGGATGTTTCAGCAGTTTCATTCCACAAAGTAATGAACATTTTATATAAACAAGATGCAATGAACGAATGGGGTTCTATTGTTGCATTAACGTATATGGCGGCACAACGTGTTTTTCCCGATTATAATGATATGGCAGACAACAAAGCCTATTTAGAATCCATTGCCAGAAGTTTTGGTTACTTTTTTGGAACTGACAAAAAAGTAAGGGTTAATACTATTTCACAATCACCTACTCCAACTACCGCAGGGCAGGGTGTTAAAGGCTTTGATGGTTTTATTGCATATGCCGAAAAAATGTCACCATTAGGTAATGCTTCTGCCCAAGATTGTGCAGATTATACCATTTCTTTATTTTCTGATTTGACAAAGAAAGTAACATTGCAAAATTTGTTTCATGATGGAGGTTTTTCTAATATGGGTGTTAGTCAGTCAGTTATGGATTATTTTATGAAGGAATAATCGTTTGATAAACCCTTTATTAGTTGCTTTTTTACAATTATCATTTTTATTGCATTTTTTTATAATTTTTTAAGAAAATATGCGTTATCAGGTATTATCAACCTATCAAAAAATGAAATGATGAAAGGAAAAACTACATACGGATTAATAATCGCGTTTTTCTTAGTGTTTACAGGATTATCGCAAGTGAATGCAAGCGAATTTGCTCCACCTGCTAATGACGATTGTGCCAATGCTATAACTTTAACAGTAAATACAGATTATTTATGTGGAACTGTTACTGCAGGAACATTGGTAGATGCTACTGCATCTTCTTTGGCATCTGATGGTGCCACAGGTAGTTGTCCTAGTGTTGCTACAAAAGCTAATGATGATGTATGGTTTAAGTTTGTTGCTACAGACGCATCACATAAAGTTCAACTATCGAATATAGCTGGTAGTACTTCTGACTTATATATGAATGTTTTTAACGGAGGAGTATCCGGTAATTGTCCAACCACGGCTTCTGATACGCCAATTTATTGTAGTGATCCAGAAAGTGTTGATTTAAGCAGTCTTACAGCTGGTAATACCTATTTTATTAGAGTTTACAGTAATTCAACTGCCAGTGGTGCTACTACAACTTTTGATGTTTGTGTAGGTACAATGCCATCTGCACCAACTAATGACGATTGTGCTAATGCTGATGTAATCAGTAGTTTACCACACAATGCAAATTACGACGCCACTTCTGCAACAAATAATGCTGGTTTTATCTCAGCTACCGGCTGCGTAGATATGAACGACGGTGTTTGGTTTAAAATGATAGGTGATGGAGGTAATATTACAGTAACGGCAGCTCCTAGTTCTTGGGATTTAGGAATAACTGTTTACACAGGGTCTTGTGGTACTTTTACTTGTGTTGATGATAGTAATATTGGTACGATAGACGTTATTGAAAGTGTAACTTTCGCCTCAACGAATGGTACAACTTATTATATTAATATAGCATATCCAAGTGGAACAGTAGATAATTCTGAAGGAACTTTTGATCTTGCTATAACATCTTCGACCTTATCAATTGATAAAATTTTGGATAAAGGATTTACCTATTACCCAAACCCGGTTGATAAAGTATTAAAAATGAGAGCTAATGAGAATATTCAACAAGTTAGTTTATATTCTATTTTAGGAAAAGAAATTATGCGAGTAAATCAGAATGATGTACAAGCTGATTTAAATTTAAATAATTTACCTGCAGGAACTTATTTTGTAAAAGCTTATGTTGGAGGTAGTAGCGGAACATTTAAAATCCTTAAAAAATAATTACATTTAAATTATATTCTAAAAGCTCTCAATTTGAGGGCTTTTTTTATACCTATAATTTACAATTGCATTTCTTACCTTTGAGCTTTAAAAAATGATTAATTGAATCTTAACTTTTCTATAATAATTCCAGTTTATAATCGTCCAGATGAACTTGACGAACTATTGTCGAGCATTGCTTCACAACATTTTAAAGAAGATTTTGAGGTATTAGTTATAGAAGATGGTTCTAATTTAACTGCTAAACATATTGTTGATAGTTTTAAGGATGCATTTGATATTAACTATTTAACCAAAGACAATTCAGGCCCAGGCTTAAGCAGGAATTTTGGTATGCAACATGCCAACGGCAATTATTTTATCATTTTAGATTCAGACTGTATTTTACCAGAAAACTATCTAGCAATTGTTTCAGATAGACTTTCTAATAGTTTTACAGATGCTTATGGAGGTGCGGATGCAGCACATACATCTTTTACCAAAATTCAAAAAGCAATAAATTATGCCATGACTTCTGTTTTAACCACAGGAGGACTTAGAGGAAATAAAAACTTAAAAAAATTCCAACCCCGAAGTTTTAATATGGGATTGTCTAAAAGAGCTTTTGAAAAAACAGGAGGTTTTAACGCTATGCGTTTCGGTGAGGACATCAACCTTACTTTTAGGTTGTGGGAAAACAATTTTGAAACTCAATTCATTGAAGAAGCCTATGTTTACCATAAGAGAAGAGTTAGCTGGAAAAGTTTTTTTAAACAAACTTTTAATTTTGGTGCTGCAAGACCTATCTTAAATAAATTGCACCCAAACACAGCCAAAATAACGTATTGGTTTCCAAGTGTTTTTGTAATTGGCTTTATTCTATCAACAATTGGTCTACTTTTTAATTTTAAATGGTTTATTTCTTTATTCTCAATTTATTTAATACTTATTTTATTAGACTCCTTTATTAAAAGCAAGAATATAGTCGTTGCGTTTTTAAGTATTTGGGCAACATTGGTAATGTTTTTTGGTTATGGTTTAGGTTTTTTACGTTCTAAGGTTAAATTATTAGTGGGTAAATCACCAAAACAAGCTTTCCCAGAGATGTTTAGATAATAGTTAAAAGCATAACTAAATAATGAATTTGGTTTATGTTTTTTGTACTTTTAACCACTAACTACAAACAGAAAAATAGAACCACTCAAAGATGCAATACGCAAAAAACATATTAGAGACTATTGGTAATACACCACTGGTAAAATTGAATACTATAACTCAGGAAGTTGATGCTTTGGTATTGGCCAAAGTGGAAACTTTTAATCCGGGAAATTCAGTAAAAGACAGGATGGCGGTTAAAATGATTGATGATGCCGAAGTAGATGGAAGGTTAAAACCTGGAGGAACAATAATTGAAGGTACATCTGGTAATACTGGTATGGGCTTAGCGTTGGCTGCTATTGTTAGAGGTTACAAATTAATCTGTGTAATAAGCGATAAGCAATCCAAAGAAAAAATGGATATTTTACGTGCCGTAGATGCAGAAGTTATCGTTTGTCCTACCAATGTAGAGCCTGAAGATCCTCGTTCTTATTATTCCGTATCTAAAAGATTAGCTACCGAAACCCCAAATTCTTGGTATGTAAACCAATACGATAACCCTTCAAATAGTTTGGCTCATTACGAGCAAACCGGACCAGAAATTTGGGAGCAAACGGATGGTAAAATAACACATTTTGTGGTTGGTGTAGGTACAGGAGGAACCATTTCTGGAGTTGGTAAATTCCTTAAAGAGAAAAACTCTAATATAAAAATTTGGGGAGTAGATACGTACGGATCAGTTTTTAAAAAATATCACGAAACAGGTGTTTTTGATGAGAATGAGATTTATCCTTACATAACTGAAGGTATCGGTGAAGACATTCTACCAGAAAATGTAAATTTTGATATCATCGATGGTTTTACAAAAGTTACGGATAAAGATGCTGCCGTTTTTACTAGAAAATTAGCAAAAGAAGAGGGCATTTTTTGTGGTAATTCTGCAGGTTCCGCAATAAAGGGATTACTTCAATTTAAAGAGCATTTTAAACCTGAAGATGTTGTTGTGGTATTGTTTCACGATCATGGTAGTCGTTATGTGGGGAAAATGTTTAATGATGATTGGATGCGAGAACGCGGCTTTTTAGATGAAGAAATTACCACGGCAATAGATTTAATTAAGGACAGATTGAGCAGTCAGCTCATTACTGCAAAAACTGAAGAGCTGGTCTCTCATGCTATAGAAAGAATGCGTAAGCATGATATTTCTCAAATCCCTGTTGAAGACCAAAATGGATTTGTAGGCTCAATAGATGAGAGCGATCTGTTCAAACTCTATTTTGAAGATAAAAATATAGCGGACAAACCTATAAAAGCCGTAATGCGAAAAGCGTTTCCTATTGTAAAAAAAGACGCACCAATTGATAAAATTTCTAATCTAATAAACAAGGATAATAAAGCTGTTCTAGTTGATTTAGATAATGGAAGCTATCAAATTATTACCAAATATGATGTAATTTCAGCCATACATTAACTCAAAATATAGTACCATGAAAACAAACCTTATCAAAATTCTATGTATCAACTTTTTGCTACTGACAAGTTTTAGTTTTGCTCAGAAACTATCCAAAAACGAAAAGAAGCTTTTAAAAACAATAGAAACAAATAACACTGATGCGATTACTTTTCTAAAAAAAGTAGTGAACATTAATAGTGGTACAATGAACCATGATGGAGTAAAAAAAGTAGGTATGGTCTTCAAAGAAGCCTATGAAAACATTGGGTTCAATACAAGTTGGATAGACATGTCTGAAGTTAACCGTTCTGGGCATTTATTTGCGGAATCTTCTCCTAAAAAGGTAAAAGGCAAAAAGTTATTGTTAATAGGACATCTAGATACTGTTTTTGAAGAAGATAGCGAGTTTCAAGAATTTACGATGGTAAATGACAGTATAGCCCATGCACCGGGAGGCAATGATATGAAAGGTGGTGATGTGATTATGTTATATGCCCTAAAAGCCTTGGCAGATAATGGATTGTTAAAGAATGCTCAAATAATAGCAGCTTATACAGGTGACGAAGAGAGTAGTGGAAAACCTATAAGTATCAGTAGAAAAGATTTAGTTGAAGCTGCTAAACGAAGCGATATTGCCTTGGGTTTTGAAACGTCAACTGGTTTTAACAATGCCACAGTAGCTAGAAGAGGTTCTTCTGGTTGGAAGGTTGAGGTTTCTGGTAAGCGTGCACATTCCTCAGGTGTTTTTAACGAGCGGGTAGGTGCAGGTGCTATTTTTGAAATTTCAAGGATTTTAAATGAATTTTATACCAAAGTAAAGGGAGAACAGTACCTAACTTTTAATCCAGGTGTGATTTTGGGTGGCACAACACTCAACTTAGATGAAGCACTGAGCAAAGGCTCGGCTTTTGGGAAAAGTAATGTTGTGGCTCAAATGGCCTATGTTAGTGGAGGGCTACGTTTTATCTCTGAAGAACAAAAGGAGAACGCAAGGGAAAAAATGCGAGAAATTGTTGCCAACAACTTACCACATACTTCTGCTAAAATTAGTTTTACGGATAGCTATCCCGCTATGGGACCAACAGAGGGTAACCATAAATTATTACAAGTTTTAGATCAGGTAAGTAAAGATTTGAACCAAGGTGGAGTAGAAGCCTATGATCCGGGTAGAAGAGGAGCGGCGGATGTTTCTTTTGTTGCAGAATATGTAGATTGCCTTGACGGATTGGGTACGATGGGTAATGGTGCACACACTCCGAATGAGACGGTAAACCTAAACACTATTGAAGATTTGACCAAAAGGACGGCAATTCTTATTTATAGGTTGATTAACCAGAAATAATCAATGTTTAAAGAAGATTTTTTACACTATATATGGAAATATAAATTATTTTCAACAGAAAAATTACTGACTACCCAAAAAGAACGTGTTGTAATACTAAATAGTGGAGAACATAACTTTAATTCAGGCTCTGATTTTTTTAATGCTAAACTAGAAATAGATAATCAACTTTGGGCGGGTAATGTAGAGATTCACATAAAATCTTCTGATTGGTATGTACATGGTCATGAAAAAGACAGTAATTACGACAATACCATTTTACATGTAGTTTGGCAGCACGATATTAATGTATATAGAAAAGACAATAGTGTAATCCCAACTTTAGTTCTAGAAAGCTATATCCAAAAAGATATATTAAACAACTATCTACAATTATTCTCGTCTCAACGTAAATGGATTAATTGTGAAAATGATATAAATAACATTAATGAATTTCAATTTTCTAATTGGCTAGAAAGACTATATATTGAAAGGTTAGAAGAAAAATCTAAGTTAATTAAAAGGTTGCTTTTAGATTCTAAAAACGATTGGGAAGCCGTATTATTTAAAATGTTAGCTAAAAACTTTGGGCTTAAAGTAAACGGGGATGCCTTTTTTAACCTTGCCAATCAGTTGGAGTATAGTGTTATTAGAAAACAATCGCATAGCTTAATCGCTTTGGAAGCCTTGTTGTTCGGACAAAGTAATTTATTAGATGAAGATATTCAGGATTCTTATTATATTGATTTGCAGACAGAATATAATTTCTTAAAATCCAAATATCAATTAACTAACAATGAGAATATAGCTGTTCAATTTTTTAGGTTAAGACCTAACAATTTTCCGACAATTCGTATTGCTCAATTGGCAGCTTTATTTAGTCAGAAGCAAAACCTATTTTCTAAAATTATAGCGGTTTCTAACGTAAAAGAGTATTATGAAATTTTTGATATTTCAGTCTCTAGTTTTTGGAAAACACATTATTCATTCACATCTCAGTCAAAAAAGAGTCAAAAAAAACTCACTAAACCTTTTATTGATTTATTATTAATAAATACAATCATTCCATTGAAATTCATGTATTTAAAATCTATTGATAAATTAAATGAAACAGAGATAATAGACATCGTTACGGAGTTAAAACCCGAAAAAAACAGTATTATTGATAAATTTAATCAATTAGGTGTAACATCTAAATCTTCATTAGAAACACAAGCATTGCTGCAGCTAAAGAATAATTATTGTGAAAAACAAAAATGCTTGGAATGTGTTGTAGGTAAAAGCTTAATCAGTAAAAATTGCAATTAAAAAAGTATTGAAACCCCTATATTCAGGGATTGTATTTTCACGGGAAAGTGTCATTTTGGACTTTCACTTCTAGCATAGATTTGTAGTATCAAAAAACCTACAACTATGAAAAATATAATAATCACAGAAAGTGTGAAAATTAATTTGTTAAATTTGCAAATTGGTTTTCATATGAAAAAGACAATAAATTCTCTCCTAATTTTTGTTTTTGCTCTATTTATGTCGTGTGCAGAAAAGAGTCAAAAACCGATTATTGAAATACCAAAGACAGACTACAGGGCCGAGTTTAACCAATTTTTTGCCTCTAATCGCAATTCTATACTATCCGATAAGATAAATGAAATTCAAATAGATAGCCTACATTGGTTAGAAACCTTGTATAAGAACATTAACTATTCAACATTATGGGTGTCCGATTCCATTACACTAAACACTAACGGTACCAAATTATTAGAAACGTTGTCAGATGCCAATGCTTATGGATTGGATACAAGATTATACCCAATAAATGAGTTAAGAGCTATTCACAAGAAAATTGAACAAACCGAAAATAAAAAAAGTAGATACGCTTTGCTTAGCCACTTGGAAGCATTGTTGTCTTATGAGTATATGCGGTTTGGTAGGCATTTAAATTATGGTGTTTTAGATTCTTTAAATAAAGTGTCTATTTTGCCCCGCAAAAAATTTAATATCAATTT from Aureibaculum sp. 2308TA14-22 includes:
- a CDS encoding pyridoxal-phosphate dependent enzyme, whose product is MQYAKNILETIGNTPLVKLNTITQEVDALVLAKVETFNPGNSVKDRMAVKMIDDAEVDGRLKPGGTIIEGTSGNTGMGLALAAIVRGYKLICVISDKQSKEKMDILRAVDAEVIVCPTNVEPEDPRSYYSVSKRLATETPNSWYVNQYDNPSNSLAHYEQTGPEIWEQTDGKITHFVVGVGTGGTISGVGKFLKEKNSNIKIWGVDTYGSVFKKYHETGVFDENEIYPYITEGIGEDILPENVNFDIIDGFTKVTDKDAAVFTRKLAKEEGIFCGNSAGSAIKGLLQFKEHFKPEDVVVVLFHDHGSRYVGKMFNDDWMRERGFLDEEITTAIDLIKDRLSSQLITAKTEELVSHAIERMRKHDISQIPVEDQNGFVGSIDESDLFKLYFEDKNIADKPIKAVMRKAFPIVKKDAPIDKISNLINKDNKAVLVDLDNGSYQIITKYDVISAIH
- a CDS encoding T9SS type A sorting domain-containing protein produces the protein MMKGKTTYGLIIAFFLVFTGLSQVNASEFAPPANDDCANAITLTVNTDYLCGTVTAGTLVDATASSLASDGATGSCPSVATKANDDVWFKFVATDASHKVQLSNIAGSTSDLYMNVFNGGVSGNCPTTASDTPIYCSDPESVDLSSLTAGNTYFIRVYSNSTASGATTTFDVCVGTMPSAPTNDDCANADVISSLPHNANYDATSATNNAGFISATGCVDMNDGVWFKMIGDGGNITVTAAPSSWDLGITVYTGSCGTFTCVDDSNIGTIDVIESVTFASTNGTTYYINIAYPSGTVDNSEGTFDLAITSSTLSIDKILDKGFTYYPNPVDKVLKMRANENIQQVSLYSILGKEIMRVNQNDVQADLNLNNLPAGTYFVKAYVGGSSGTFKILKK
- a CDS encoding M20/M25/M40 family metallo-hydrolase, with the protein product MKTNLIKILCINFLLLTSFSFAQKLSKNEKKLLKTIETNNTDAITFLKKVVNINSGTMNHDGVKKVGMVFKEAYENIGFNTSWIDMSEVNRSGHLFAESSPKKVKGKKLLLIGHLDTVFEEDSEFQEFTMVNDSIAHAPGGNDMKGGDVIMLYALKALADNGLLKNAQIIAAYTGDEESSGKPISISRKDLVEAAKRSDIALGFETSTGFNNATVARRGSSGWKVEVSGKRAHSSGVFNERVGAGAIFEISRILNEFYTKVKGEQYLTFNPGVILGGTTLNLDEALSKGSAFGKSNVVAQMAYVSGGLRFISEEQKENAREKMREIVANNLPHTSAKISFTDSYPAMGPTEGNHKLLQVLDQVSKDLNQGGVEAYDPGRRGAADVSFVAEYVDCLDGLGTMGNGAHTPNETVNLNTIEDLTKRTAILIYRLINQK
- a CDS encoding DUF2851 family protein gives rise to the protein MFKEDFLHYIWKYKLFSTEKLLTTQKERVVILNSGEHNFNSGSDFFNAKLEIDNQLWAGNVEIHIKSSDWYVHGHEKDSNYDNTILHVVWQHDINVYRKDNSVIPTLVLESYIQKDILNNYLQLFSSQRKWINCENDINNINEFQFSNWLERLYIERLEEKSKLIKRLLLDSKNDWEAVLFKMLAKNFGLKVNGDAFFNLANQLEYSVIRKQSHSLIALEALLFGQSNLLDEDIQDSYYIDLQTEYNFLKSKYQLTNNENIAVQFFRLRPNNFPTIRIAQLAALFSQKQNLFSKIIAVSNVKEYYEIFDISVSSFWKTHYSFTSQSKKSQKKLTKPFIDLLLINTIIPLKFMYLKSIDKLNETEIIDIVTELKPEKNSIIDKFNQLGVTSKSSLETQALLQLKNNYCEKQKCLECVVGKSLISKNCN
- a CDS encoding glycosyltransferase; translated protein: MNLNFSIIIPVYNRPDELDELLSSIASQHFKEDFEVLVIEDGSNLTAKHIVDSFKDAFDINYLTKDNSGPGLSRNFGMQHANGNYFIILDSDCILPENYLAIVSDRLSNSFTDAYGGADAAHTSFTKIQKAINYAMTSVLTTGGLRGNKNLKKFQPRSFNMGLSKRAFEKTGGFNAMRFGEDINLTFRLWENNFETQFIEEAYVYHKRRVSWKSFFKQTFNFGAARPILNKLHPNTAKITYWFPSVFVIGFILSTIGLLFNFKWFISLFSIYLILILLDSFIKSKNIVVAFLSIWATLVMFFGYGLGFLRSKVKLLVGKSPKQAFPEMFR
- a CDS encoding enoyl-ACP reductase FabI; this translates as MYNLLKGKRGIIFGALDENSIAWKTAERAHEEGAKFVLTNAPIAMRMGEINKLAEKTGSEIIPADATSLEDLENLVTKSTEILGGKLDFVLHSIGMSVNVRKKIHYTESNYDFTTKGWDVSAVSFHKVMNILYKQDAMNEWGSIVALTYMAAQRVFPDYNDMADNKAYLESIARSFGYFFGTDKKVRVNTISQSPTPTTAGQGVKGFDGFIAYAEKMSPLGNASAQDCADYTISLFSDLTKKVTLQNLFHDGGFSNMGVSQSVMDYFMKE